In Elephas maximus indicus isolate mEleMax1 chromosome 7, mEleMax1 primary haplotype, whole genome shotgun sequence, the following proteins share a genomic window:
- the LOC126080198 gene encoding olfactory receptor 10AG1-like, with protein sequence MQRSYETSRRHKEIQEGKGNPHINVPFPQMDHQGKPLEENLTELMEFVLLGFADIPHIQWFLFGLFLIIYIIILMSNGTIFLITKMDPALQSPMYFFLANFSFLEICYVSATLPRMLMNLGTQRRRISSVGCATQMCFVLMFGATECLLLAVMAYDRYVAICNPLHYPLVMNHRVCIQLVTGSWTIGIPAQIGQTYQVFSLPFCGPNQIHHFFCDILPILKLACGDTFVNEMLVYTVAVLFVIVPFLLILGSYSKIISIILKLPSATSQAKVFSTCSSHLMVVVLFFGSAIIMYLRPNTRHSEGTDKILSLFYTILTPLFNPMIYSLRNKDVKMALKKLLCK encoded by the exons ATGCAGCGTTCCTACGAAACTTCA AGAAGACACAAAGAGATACAGGAAGGTAAAGGAAATCCACATATAAATGTACCTTTCCCACAGATGGATCACCAAGGAAAACCGCTAGAAGAAAATCTAACTGAACTGATGGAATTTGTTCTTTTGGGCTTTGCTGACATACCTCATATCCAGTGgtttctttttggattatttttaattatctatATCATTATCCTGATGAGCAATGGTACCATATTTCTAATAACGAAAATGGATCCTGCTCTCCAGagccctatgtattttttcctagcaaatttttccttcttggaaatctGCTATGTATCAGCTACTCTCCCCAGAATGCTGATGAATCTTGGGACTCAGAGAAGAAGAATTTCCTCAGTTGGCTGTGCTACACAGATGTGCTTTGTCCTTATGTTTGGAGCCACAGAGTGTTTGCTCCTGGCAGTGATggcttatgaccgctatgtggccatttgtaaccctctgcACTATCCTCTAGTCATGAACCACAGGGTCTGTATCCAGTTGGTCACTGGCTCCTGGACCATTGGAATCCCAGCTCAAATAGGGCAGACGTATCaggttttctctctgcctttttgtgGACCTAACCAAATTcaccacttcttctgtgatatTCTCCCAATACTCAAGCTGGCTTGTGGGGACACCTTTGTAAATGAGATGTTGGTCTACACAGTTGCTGTGTTATTTGTCATAGTTCCATTTCTATTGATACTTGGCTCCTACAGTAAAAtcatctccatcatcctgaagttgCCATCAGCCACAAGTCAAGCTAAAGTGTTCTCCACCTGCTCGTCTCATCTTATGGTTGTGGTGTTATTCTTTGGATCAGCCATTATTATGTACTTAAGACCCAACACCAGACATTCAGAGGGAACTGACAAGATACTTTCTCTTTTCTACACTATCCTAACTCCTCTGTTTAATCCCATGATATATAGTTTAAGGAACAAAGATGTCAAGATGGCACTGAAAAAATTGCTATGTAAATAA
- the LOC126079342 gene encoding olfactory receptor 10AG1-like: MNHQEKPPEYNLTELMEFVLLGFADMPHLQWFLFGLFLFIYIIILMSNATIFLITKMDPALQSPMYFFLANFSFLEICYVSATLPRMLMNLGMQRRTISLGGCATQMCFVLIFGGTECLLLALMAYDRYVAICNPLQYPLLMNHRVCIHLVTGSWTTGIPVMIVQTYQIFSLPFCGPNQIHHFFCDIFPILKLACGDTFVNEMLVYTVAVLFGMVPFLLIVGSYSKIMSIILKLPSATSRAKAFSTCSSHLMVVVLFFGSAIITYLRPNNSRSEGTDKVLSLFYTILTPMFNPMIYSLRNKDVIIALRKLLCK; encoded by the coding sequence ATGAATCATCAAGAAAAACCTCCAGAATACAACCTAACAGAACTGATGGAATTTGTTCTCTTGGGCTTTGCTGATATGCCCCATCTCCAGTGgtttctttttggattatttttattCATCTATATCATTATCCTGATGAGCAATGCCACTATATTTCTAATAACGAAAATGGATCCTGCTCTCCAGagccctatgtattttttcctggcaaacttttccttcttggaaatctGCTATGTATCAGCTACTCTCCCCAGAATGCTGATGAATCTTGGGATGCAGAGAAGAACAATCTCCTTAGGTGGCTGTGCTACACAGATGTGCTTTGTCCTTATATTTGGAGGCACAGAGTGTTTACTCCTTGCattgatggcctatgaccgttacGTGGCCATTTGCAACCCTCTTCAGTATCCTCTACTCATGAACCACAGGGTCTGTATCCACTTGGTGACTGGTTCCTGGACCACTGGAATTCCCGTTATGATTGTGCAGACGTATcagattttctctctgcctttttgtgGACCTAACCAAATtcaccacttcttctgtgacatttTCCCAATACTCAAACTGGCTTGTGGGGACACTTTTGTAAATGAGATGTTGGTCTACACAGTTGCTGTGTTATTTGGCATGGTTCCATTTCTGCTGATAGTTGGTTCCTACAGTAAAATCATGTCCATTATCCTGAAGTTGCCATCAGCCACAAGTCGAGCCAAAGCCTTCTCTACCTGCTCGTCTCATCTTATGGTTGTGGTGTTATTCTTTGGATCAGCCATTATTACATATTTAAGGCCCAACAACAGCCGCTCAGAGGGAACTGACAAAGTACTTTCTCTTTTCTACACTATCCTAACTCCTATGTTTAATCCCATGATATATAGTCTAAGGAACAAGGATGTCATAATAGCACTGAGAAAATTGCTATGTAAATAA